The Labrus mixtus chromosome 16, fLabMix1.1, whole genome shotgun sequence genome window below encodes:
- the hivep3a gene encoding transcription factor HIVEP3 — protein sequence MEALHSCLTTGEQSGGQDHRLPESPPQRSQSKSPSKPSEQQQTGSRKPHGTQQQTKQSRRQHHERKRLRHQRQSIDSETAPEPKHEATKATTVSSGVPTSSTGGPSQSKTETQEGTPKQKRERKPQRPGKYVCTYCGRACAKPSVLQKHIRSHTGERPYPCAPCGFSFKTKSNLYKHRKSHTHRVKAGLALGEPKSLEEQVTESEDETKQLSSASSLTERQSSVASITSPEADRAKECTGGSDDSYAVKKRLALRLSRGKQGPCDSSEKTSTLILGSKGSTESGYFSRSESTDQSQDSPPNTSAKSYAEIILGKYGRFGHLQRMSRQRNQQSSGQEDKNIPFTVPKKQVIDHITKLITINEAVVDTSKIDSVKPRRFSLSRKNSSESQKGSSMKDPLIHSPKAGDLGYKNSGSITMGVPCEKFHHPSVNVEQTAGQTSNSSLVRSHSMPSAASTFDSSSSDPSKLFPSQSFDERTHASRRYGMLRRQPAIEIPLGAEFTKDEQEASHSFYHDSITTVPDHKQSHPQPYECEACGTGCKDWEGYKRHKQSPCLVHNPKNEVVISQMECSQLFNHTFRAGTSALRKRRKEESFEFDDQSSLSLPFPAPLTGQCKDEGNVAYEGQRRPTLQTCSVIQHTSSFEKQESLCNENQGIEAARNSPAREEYQLVPQVLPQQQIAKPTTRKLVRQPSGQVPEILVTEDSNMNTGAGKDATSQAKHSEKPDEFQWPQRSSSLAQLPIEKLPPKKKRLRLAEAAQSSGESSFESISMPHSPSQDSTASYASSRSTSFEEPNRPDIEIASATPLRRSRAPHMLTVPGVHQHREMRRSASEQAPHDPQPNFLMAESRSKSFDYSCLSPERSAVGWRDRRKCLLMRHTTVQDPDEEEEEEKKKCTKTSRSPDHCSPRKCSQASSTPVYCSRSPSSPLSGDTALHNPVKLQCKELFSQWKLSQNIQLTGNTEHSLAKYPSVDPVKEEDIHAGDPPPQLPHLYPKHGPSGAARARYLPLSTGLKLEIPLLHDDYSEVRVSHSNIQNSVPQITSCLELLRPVTSPAVAVRLQTDTLTLACAIYTTLSQSKSSRSQEKGDSLPQTMVIPTAEYRDNRYISSGLHFWSDDGLRISGSGGNKRMLSPSNSIEIPPESQQQQKRVKEEEEREVGFVDKALVEPCNQELKREVQSCLASVCPPITHVGPTFPSLLSSTCNSWCYLNYIKPNPSTLDEQKPSVYSSWSTSSYDPNPPGLSSKTALSLLHSKQRLSPTIYTTSPMSVRRTESVEQEDNKRPRSTEVYNSQSYCRDQEGSRKGQRSAGDIRSNRKEEEDKETNEEEEPSCSRENKPCDVWISKRESNEKHATGQGGGGGQSQCDDCVLQKGTHGVTQSSSSSYTCKRCKVSLTAKGILDESSVQPQTQKDPKLSDSGQSGQNVDDDAKNTDCRCEDNRSRVSEGLHTAPSEREKPHTDLHLLMEPEPRKAVPPPAKDSSEKSSASARRALFARRRLDASASTSSGGSQSSSTQSLIPAKEPSPPRSPSPGPLQDPLPSSSLSPSSCHVSFSTLKPVSPVTGLSPVIVQSHGPESSGPPGSLPNTSARCYGFLHPRGRPSTTRLSMDEVGLTHITLHPTRPRGARNLLSHLPLHSQQPSRAPSLLIPIGGIHMIQPRSPLPMYSLVSSTPAVLRNPAGTGTSWRLSDTPKGRFSLLERQDTLKETSPDPEALEGTSRSSLSDTLLPSQRKSQGCFSVQKQKSAGTETRLPEVDTDAHFTDRCVYRKPAVGQIKAPSSQTQP from the exons GAAGACAGCATCATGAACGTAAACGTCTCCGTCACCAGCGGCAGAGCATTGACTCAGAAACTGCACCGGAGCCTAAACATGAGGCAACAAAAGCCACTACAGTTTCATCAGGGGTCCCGACATCCTCAACAGGTGGACCCTCCCAGTCTAAAACAGAAACCCAAGAGGGCACTCCAAAACAGAAACGTGAGCGTAAGCCTCAGAGACCAGGCAAATATGTCTGCACTTATTGCGGCCGTGCATGTGCAAAGCCTAGTGTCCTACAAAAACATATTCGCTCTCACACAGGTGAAAGACCGTATCCATGTGCCCCATGTGGCTTCTCTTTTAAGACAAAGAGTAACCTGTACAAACACCGCAAATCCCATACACACAGGGTTAAGGCAGGCTTGGCACTTGGGGAGCCGAAGTCTTTGGAAGAGCAAGTCACTGAGTCAGAAGATGAAACCAAACAGCTATCATCAGCATCTTCCCTTACAGAAAGACAGAGCAGTGTAGCCTCAATCACGAGTCCTGAAGCAGACAGGGCCAAAGAGTGCACTGGAGGAAGCGATGACTCCTACGCTGTTAAAAAGAGACTGGCTCTTCGTCTAAGTAGAGGAAAACAAGGTCCTTGTGACTCATCTGAAAAGACCTCAACTCTAATTTTAGGGAGTAAAGGTAGTACAGAATCAGGCTATTTCTCTCGCTCTGAAAGTACCGATCAGTCACAGGACAGCCCCCCAAACACAAGTGCCAAAAGCTATGCAGAGATCATCCTCGGCAAGTATGGACGTTTTGGTCATCTACAGAGGATGTCTCGGCAACGTAACCAGCAGTCCTCTGGTCAGGAGGACAAAAATATCCCATTCACAGTCCCGAAGAAACAGGTCATTGACCATATCACCAAACTTATCACTATCAATGAGGCAGTGGTGGACACAAGTAAAATTGACAGTGTGAAACCAAGGAGATTTTCACTGTCAAGAAAGAATAGTTCAGAGTCTCAAAAGGGTTCCTCCATGAAAGACCCTCTTATTCATAGCCCTAAAGCTGGAGATCTGGGCTACAAAAACAGTGGCTCCATCACCATGGGCGTTCCATGTGAGAAGTTTCATCATCCATCTGTTAACGTGGAGCAAACAGCTGGCCAAACATCAAATTCCTCTCTGGTGCGAAGTCATTCAATGCCCTCTGCAGCAAGTACTTTTGACTCCTCCAGTAGTGACCCAAGCAAACTCTTCCCAAGTCAGTCCTTTGATGAAAGAACTCATGCATCCCGTCGTTATGGGATGCTTAGACGGCAGCCAGCTATTGAAATCCCACTTGGTGCTGAGTTCACTAAAGACGAACAAGAGGCCTCTCATTCGTTTTACCATGACAGCATAACCACTGTGCCTGACCACAAGCAAAGCCACCCGCAACCATATGAGTGTGAAGCCTGTGGGACTGGGTGCAAAGATTGGGAAGGTTATAAGAGACACAAGCAAAGCCCTTGCTTAGTACATAATCCCAAAAATGAGGTTGTAATTAGTCAAATGGAGTGCTCCCAGTTATTTAACCATACATTCAGAGCAGGAACTTCAGCATTGcgcaagagaagaaaagaggaaagttttgaatttgatgaCCAGTCTTCTCTTTCATTACCATTTCCTGCCCCCTTGACAGGACAATGTAAAGATGAAGGCAATGTAGCCTATGAGGGCCAAAGAAGACCTACACTGCAGACCTGTTCTGTAATTCAACACACTagttcatttgaaaaacaagaatCATTGTGCAATGAGAATCAAGGTATAGAGGCAGCAAGAAACTCTCCAGCTAGGGAAGAATATCAACTGGTTCCCCAGGTGCTACCCCAACAACAGATAGCAAAACCGACAACCCGAAAGCTGGTTCGCCAGCCCAGTGGGCAGGTTCCGGAAATACTGGTAACAGAGGATTCCAATATGAACACGGGGGCAGGGAAAGATGCAACTTCCCAAGCAAAACATTCAGAGAAACCTGATGAATTTCAATGGCCTCAGAGAAGCTCGTCACTTGCCCAGCTACCTATTGAAAAGCTTCCTCCAAAAAAGAAGCGCTTACGTCTAGCTGAGGCCGCCCAGTCCTCTGGTGAATCCAGCTTCGAGTCCATATCCATGCCCCACAGCCCTAGTCAGGACAGTACTGCATCCTATGCATCAAGTCGTTCCACATCCTTTGAAGAGCCAAATAGACCAGACATAGAGATAGCATCAGCAACACCACTGAGGAGATCAAGAGCTCCTCATATGTTGACAGTTCCTGGGGTACATCAGCACAGAGAAATGAGGCGCTCAGCATCTGAGCAGGCACCTCATGACCCACAACCCAATTTCCTAATGGCAGAGTCACGCAGCAAATCCTTTGACTACAGTTGTTTGTCCCCTGAGCGCTCTGCAGTTGGTTGGAGGGACAGAAGAAAATGTCTCCTTATGAGACACACAACTGTTCAAGAtccagatgaggaggaggaggaggagaagaagaagtgtacTAAAACGAGTCGTAGCCCTGATCATTGCAGCCCTAGAAAATGTTCCCAAGCAAGTTCAACTCCTGTGTACTGCAGTAGGTCCCCTTCATCGCCTTTGTCAGGTGACACAGCCTTGCATAATCCCGTAAAATTGCAATGCAAAGAGCTGTTCTCTCAATGGAAACTCAGTCAGAATATTCAGTTGACGGGCAACACAGAACACTCTCTTGCCAAGTACCCATCTGTAGACCCTGTAAAAGAAGAGGATATCCATGCAGGGGACCCCCCTCCCCAATTACCACATCTCTATCCTAAACATGGACCATCTGGGGCAGCTAGAGCTCGCTATCTTCCCTTATCTACAGGGCTGAAGCTAGAGATTCCTTTACTCCATGATGATTACTCAGAAGTTCGAGTAAGCCACTCCAACATCCAGAACTCTGTCCCTCAAATCACTTCCTGTCTAGAATTACTGAGGCCAGTCACATCTCCAGCAGTAGCAGTGCGTCTCCAAACAGACACCCTCACCCTAGCATGTGCCATTTACACTACATTGTCTCAGTCCAAGTCCTCCAGGTCCCAAGAGAAGGGTGATTCTCTTCCACAGACTATGGTTATCCCTACAGCTGAATACAGAGACAATAGATACATAAGTTCTGGCCTCCATTTCTGGTCTGATGATGGCCTGAGGATATCAGGCTCAGGAGGCAATAAGCGCATGCTTTCCCCTTCAAACAGTATAGAGATCCCTCCtgagtcacagcagcagcagaaacgggtaaaagaagaagaggagagggaggtgggATTTGTTGACAAGGCATTGGTGGAACCATGCAATCAGGAACTCAAACGGGAAGTTCAGTCATGTCTAGCTAGTGTTTGTCCACCCATCACACATGTTGGACCCACATTCCCCAGTCTGCTATCCAGCACCTGTAATAGCTGGTGTTATTTGAACTACATTAAACCAAACCCATCTACTTTGGATGAACAGAAGCCCTCAGTGTATTCATCATGGTCCACTAGCAGCTATGACCCCAACCCACCCGGCCTCTCCAGCAAGAcggctctctctctgctgcacagtAAACAGAGGCTCAGCCCCACCATCTACACTACTTCACCCATGTCAGTCAGGAGGACAGAGTCAGTGGAGCAAGAGGACAACAAAAGACCACGCTCTACTGAG GTTTACAACAGCCAGTCGTACTGCAGAGACCAGGAGGGATCGAGGAAGGGACAGCGGTCAGCGGGTGACATCAGGtcaaacagaaaagaggaggaggacaaagagaCGAATGAGGAGGAAGAACCCTCATGCTCCAGAGAAAATAAACCTTGTGATGTGTGGATCTCTAAGAGAGA ATCAAATGAGAAGCATGCTACCGGTCAAGGTGGAGGTGGGGGGCAGAGCCAATGTGACGATTGTGTTCTGCAAAAGGGAACCCACGGCGTcacacaatcatcatcatcatcatacacCTGCAAACGCTGTAAAGTTTCTCTGACAGCCAAAG GAATCTTGGATGAATCTTCAGTCCAGCCGCAGACCCAAAAAGATCCGAAGCTCTCCGACTCAGGGCAAAGTGGACAGAATGTGGATGACGATGCAAAGAACACAGACTGCAGATGTGAAGACAACAGGAGCCGGGTGTCTGAAGGCCTTCACACTGCTCCCTCTGAAAGAGAGAAACCTCACACAGACCTCCACCTCCTGATGGAGCCTGAACCCCGCAAAGCCGTCCCACCTCCCGCCAAGGATTCCTCCGAGAAGAGCTCGGCCAGCGCCAGGAGGGCCCTGTTTGCCCGCAGACGCCTCGATGCTTCGGCGTCAACATCCTCTGGAGGCTCCCAATCTTCGAGTACTCAATCCCTGATTCCAGCCAAGGAGCCGTCTCCGCCTCGCAGCCCGTCACCCGGGCCTCTCCAGGACCCccttccttcttcctccctctccccgtCCAGTTGTCATGTCTCCTTCTCCACTTTGAAACCGGTCTCACCAGTTACAGGTCTTTCTCCCGTAATAGTTCAGTCCCACGGTCCTGAATCCTCCGGGCCACCAGGTTCTCTGCCGAACACCTCTGCTCGATGTTACGGCTTTCTTCACCCAAGAGGTCGACCGTCTACAACAAGACTG tCTATGGATGAGGTCGGTCTGACCCACATCACCCTGCATCCCACTCGGCCTCGGGGAGCCCGCAACCTCCTGAGTCACCTCCCTCTGCACTCCCAGCAGCCGAGCAGGGCCCCGAGCCTCCTCATTCCCATCGGTGGGATTCACATGATTCAGCCCAGGTCCCCCCTCCCTATGTACAGCCTGGTGAGCAGCACCCCAGCAGTCCTAAGGAACCCTGCAGGGACAGGGACATCCTGGAGACTCAGTGACACTCCAAAGGGGAGGTTTTCTCTGCTGGAGCGACAGGATACTCTCAAAGAGACGTCGCCGGACCCCGAGGCGTTAGAGGGAACGTCCAGGAGCAGCTTATCAGACACTTTACTACCCAGTCAAAGAAAGAGTCAAGGATGCTTCAgcgtccaaaaacaaaaaagtgccGGGACTGAGACGAGGCTTCCTGAGGTAGACACAGACGCACATtttacagacaggtgtgtttACCGCAAGCCCGCCGTAGGCCAAATAAAGGCTCCTTCCTCCCAAACACAACCGTGA
- the edn2 gene encoding endothelin-2 codes for MMASFMCKTLVLFIIFTALQEGCGLPLSERAELPAQAAQPHRRTKRCSCNNWDDTECIYFCHLDIIWVNTPSKVLPYGLGSPLTRRRRSADRCECLNQADKTCSGFCHTSPDDLRTNVVGPLGESESTNSNKLLESLRSVVKSNMAMAKTIQSSNENPGGVNRLPSRTRR; via the exons ATGATGGCTTCCTTCATGTGCAAGACTCTGGTTTTATTCATCATCTTCACAGCTCTGCAAGAAG GTTGCGGACTCCCCTTATCAGAGCGGGCAGAGCTGCCAGCTCAGGCTGCACAACCACACCGCAGGACCAAGCGCTGCTCCTGCAACAACTGGGATGATACAGAATGCATCTACTTCTGCCACCTGGATATTATCTGGGTCAACACGCCAAG TAAAGTCCTTCCTTATGGCCTTGGAAGTCCCCTGACTCGTCGCCGCCGTTCAGCTGACCGTTGTGAATGCCTCAACCAAGCCGATAAAACCTGCTCCGGATTCTGCCATACGAG CCCAGATGATCTAAGAACAAATGTCGTGGGTCCATTGGGAGAATCTgaaagcacaaacagcaacaaactCCTGGAGTCTCTCAG ATCTGTGGTCAAGTCCAACATGGCGATGGCAAAAACGATTCAATCGTCAAACGAGAACCCAGGCGGAGTCAACAGGCTGCCGAGCAGAACGAGAAGGTAA